A window of Oncorhynchus masou masou isolate Uvic2021 chromosome 16, UVic_Omas_1.1, whole genome shotgun sequence genomic DNA:
CCTTCCTCCCCTACGTGTGCACCCGTCGACTCCCCCTCACGGAATGAAAATTTATAATTTGACTGTTTTAAGatagctacactacatgaccaaaagtatgtggacacctgctcgtcaatcatctcattacaaaatcatgggcattagtaGAGTTGCTCCCCCCTTGCTGTTGTATCaggctccactcttctgggaaggatttccacttgACGTTAGaatattgctgcagggacttccattcagccacaagagcatttgtgaggtcgggcactgatgttgggagattaggcctggctcgcagtggGTATTCCAGTTCATTCCAAAGGTATTCGAtggggtttaggtcagggctttgtgcaggccagtcaagttcttccaaatcgatctcaacaaaccatctgtatggacctcattttcttgctgaaacaggaatgggccttcccaaaactgttgccacaaagtaggaagcacagaattgtctagaatgtagcTGTTATTTGTTAAGATTTCCCATCAtcccttcaatggaactaaggggcttagcccaaaccatgaaaaacagccccagaccattattcccctccaccaaactttacagttagcactatgcattcgggcaggtagcgttctcctggcatcctccaaacccagattatTCTGTTGgatcagatggtgaagcgtgactcATTACTCcggagaacacgtttccactgctccagtccaatggcggtgagctttacaccactccaaccgacacttggtattgcgcatggtgatcttaggcttgtgtgcagctgctcagccatggaaacccctttcatgaagctcccaacaaacagttcttgtgctgacgttacttGCAGAGGTAGTTTGTAAGTAAGtcttgcaaccgaggacagatgatttttacgcgcttcagcactcggggtcccgttctgtgagcttgttgcCCACCACTTCGTAGCTGAGCcatgttgctcctagacgtttccacttcacaataacagcatttacagttgactggagcagctctagcagggaagacatttgactaactgacttggaaaggtggcatcctatgatggtgccacattgaaagtcaactgagctcttcagtaaggccattctactgccaatgtttgtctatgtagattgcatggctgtgtgctcgattttatacacctgtcagcaacgggtgtagctgaaatagctgaatccactaatttgaaagggtgtccacatacttttgtatatatagcaCAGGAGGGtgctggcaccttaattggggaggatgggcccATGGtagtggctggagcggaatagttGCAAATACGTCAAACACatcatggtttccatgtgtttgatgccattccatttgctctgatcaacccattattatgagccatcctcctctcagcagcctccactgatataaaGTGTATCTGGTCgtccatgcctacaccaatccaataCTTCTAAATAAATGAGTGTTCAAGTGCATACTTCAAGGAGAAAGGTAGGGACCCCCTTTGAACCGTTACTATGGCTCGGTCTTCTGGAGGATCCAGACCTCATTTCTGCGATTGACTAGTTTGAAGGGGCTGTCATAGCCACAGACGTAGTAGGGCATGTCCTTGTAGCGTGCCCCGTCCCTCTGGAGGCTCTCTAGCAGATTCAGAAGCTCCTCACGACTCTTCTGCATGTTGGTGAAACCCCCATACGTCCTGCATGGAAAGACAGGGAGCATGACGAAGGATATATTTTATGAGGGAAGGAAAGAAAGGATACTGGTGCCGTGGTCTATGGTCTACTACTCACAGAGGTGTTCATGAACACTAACTGTTGGCCCTATACTGCCTCACATTTCAAACGTCTGCAGGTGAGCGAAACCTGTATTGGTCCATTACCTGACAAACACAGTGAACTCCTTTCTGTTCTCCAGGAAGAGTTCTGGGTCGCTGGGCAGGGGCGGGGCGGCCTGGTGCTCCTCTGGGATATAGAAGGACACTGTGAAGGTGGTCTCACAGGCCGGGCCAGCCCCAGGGTCCACCAGACACGTCACTGGAGCTGTCATCTCCACGTTCTCCTCTgggagacacatacacacacacaagccaatGATAGATGGCCAGATACGCAACACATAACCAGGACCAGGCACAGGCAGTTAGACTGTGGGTATGACAGACACGCACAGTGACACAGATAGTGACTCCCTAAGTTTAATACTGACCATGATGGTAAGGATATCACATTTTCTAAACAGACACTAAAGCCACAACTGCCCACACAACACACCTGCCCTATGTACTTACTGCTCATATGTCACATGCcctaaacacacagaaatatgatgcACAACACCCTCGTAAAAAATACACTTTGCA
This region includes:
- the hebp2 gene encoding heme-binding protein 2; protein product: MLKTIGQAIFSTTLQNPKFTPNEENKAPDYEVRTYQTTNWISTTLTGMEQQAAISTGFRRLFSYIQGNNHNKENVEMTAPVTCLVDPGAGPACETTFTVSFYIPEEHQAAPPLPSDPELFLENRKEFTVFVRTYGGFTNMQKSREELLNLLESLQRDGARYKDMPYYVCGYDSPFKLVNRRNEVWILQKTEP